One genomic window of Arthrobacter sp. KBS0703 includes the following:
- the rapZ gene encoding RNase adapter RapZ has protein sequence MAESTAGSGADEDGLTPVKPVEAELLVVTGMSGAGRSTASDALEDHGWYVVENLPPQMLGTLAELVSHAPQSIPRLAVVMDVRSKALFADIRAALGALAASGVTFRVLFLDASDDVLVRRFEQGRRPHPLQGGGRILDGIAAERELLTELRDSADLVLDTTSLNVHGLATAVTELFSETGPVALRLNVMSFGFKYGLPVDANYVADVRFIPNPHWVPKLRPHTGLDQDVSDYVLKAEGVPSFVERYVLALEPVLDGYRRENKHYATIAVGCTGGKHRSVAVAVELSKKLAQYPRVTVTTTHRDLGRE, from the coding sequence ATGGCAGAGTCGACGGCGGGATCCGGCGCGGACGAGGACGGCCTGACGCCCGTCAAGCCCGTCGAAGCGGAACTGCTCGTGGTGACGGGAATGTCCGGTGCCGGCCGCAGCACCGCATCGGATGCCCTCGAGGACCACGGCTGGTACGTCGTGGAAAACCTGCCGCCGCAGATGCTGGGCACCCTCGCAGAGCTGGTGTCCCACGCCCCGCAGTCCATTCCCAGGCTCGCCGTCGTCATGGACGTGCGGAGCAAGGCGTTGTTCGCGGACATCCGCGCCGCCCTCGGCGCCCTCGCCGCGAGCGGCGTCACGTTCCGGGTGCTGTTCCTCGACGCGAGCGACGACGTCCTGGTCCGCCGCTTTGAACAGGGGAGGCGCCCGCACCCGCTTCAGGGCGGCGGCCGGATCCTGGACGGCATAGCCGCGGAGCGCGAACTCCTGACGGAACTGCGGGATTCAGCCGACCTCGTGCTGGACACAACATCGCTCAACGTGCACGGGCTCGCCACCGCGGTCACGGAACTCTTCTCGGAAACGGGTCCGGTGGCCCTCCGGCTCAACGTCATGAGCTTCGGCTTCAAATACGGCCTGCCCGTGGACGCGAACTACGTCGCGGACGTCCGGTTCATTCCCAACCCGCACTGGGTGCCCAAGCTGCGGCCGCACACCGGCCTGGACCAGGACGTGAGCGACTACGTCCTCAAGGCCGAGGGCGTGCCAAGTTTCGTCGAGCGCTACGTTCTTGCCCTGGAGCCGGTCCTGGACGGGTACCGGCGGGAGAACAAGCACTACGCCACCATCGCCGTGGGCTGCACCGGCGGAAAGCACCGCTCGGTGGCTGTCGCCGTCGAGCTGTCCAAGAAGCTAGCGCAATATCCGCGCGTTACGGTGACCACGACGCACCGGGATCTGGGCCGCGAGTAA
- a CDS encoding GntR family transcriptional regulator — MSPGDAFPGQWKPNHGSSVALYEQLRLHIIEQADQGKIAPGTRLPAVRNLAGVLGVAPHTVARAYKELEAAGVVATKGRNGTVVCARDERWGVLSEAAAEYAAAAKSQGATFAEAVHLLAAAYDAG; from the coding sequence GTGAGCCCCGGGGACGCCTTCCCGGGGCAGTGGAAGCCCAACCACGGCAGCTCCGTGGCGCTCTACGAGCAGCTGCGGCTGCACATCATCGAACAGGCCGACCAGGGAAAGATTGCCCCCGGAACCCGGCTGCCCGCCGTCAGGAACCTGGCCGGGGTCCTCGGCGTGGCCCCGCACACGGTCGCCAGGGCCTACAAGGAGCTCGAGGCTGCCGGGGTGGTGGCCACCAAGGGCAGGAACGGCACCGTGGTGTGCGCCCGCGACGAACGGTGGGGCGTGTTGTCGGAGGCCGCCGCGGAATATGCCGCCGCAGCCAAATCCCAAGGCGCCACGTTCGCCGAGGCTGTCCACCTGCTGGCGGCGGCCTACGACGCAGGATAG
- the uvrC gene encoding excinuclease ABC subunit UvrC, translating to MADPTSYRPQTGEIPTNPGVYRFRDPHGRVIYVGKAKNLRSRLNTYFANPAGLLPKTHAMVHAASSVEWTVVGSELESLQLEYTWIKEFKPRFNVVFRDDKTYPYLAVTMGEKLPRVQVMRGERKKGTRYFGPYTAGAIRETMDTLLRVFPVRSCSAGVLKRAQASGRPCLLGYIDKCSAPCVGRVTPEEHRALAEDFCAFMGGEAKRFISRLEKDMAAAVAELDYERAARVRDDIAALRKVFERNAVVLAEDTDADVFALHEDELEAAVQVFHVRGGRVKGQRGWVVEKVEDATTPDLVEHLLQQVYGEDAETQGRLPREVLVPVEPSNAHDLAVWLGGLRGAKVDIRVPQRGDKAALMSTVRENAEHALRLHKTRRAGDLTVRSQALQELQEALELPVPLLRIECYDVSHVQGTNVVASMVVVEDGLPKKSDYRKFSITGAAATDDTAAMHDVLTRRFRHYLMDKTAQVEASQLESPEPVPGAEAAGPGSGPADASIADTTTAAPRSKFAYPPNLVVVDGGKPQVNAAARALAELGVDDVYVVGLAKRLEEVWLPDSDFPVILPRSSQGLYMLQRIRDEAHRFAISFHRQKRGKAMTVSALDSVPGLGESKRKALLAQFGSVRKIKAATAEELMTAKGVGPALAAAIVSHFTAGGAGGEADDAMPAINMTTGEVLET from the coding sequence GTGGCAGATCCAACGAGTTACCGGCCCCAGACGGGTGAAATTCCGACCAATCCGGGCGTCTACAGGTTCAGGGATCCCCACGGGCGGGTCATCTACGTCGGCAAGGCCAAGAACCTCCGCTCGCGCCTGAACACGTACTTCGCGAACCCCGCCGGCCTGCTGCCCAAAACGCACGCAATGGTGCACGCGGCCAGCAGCGTCGAGTGGACGGTGGTGGGCAGCGAGCTGGAATCCCTGCAGCTGGAATACACCTGGATCAAGGAATTCAAACCGCGGTTCAACGTGGTCTTCCGGGATGACAAGACGTATCCGTACCTGGCCGTCACCATGGGGGAGAAGCTCCCGCGGGTGCAGGTCATGCGGGGCGAGCGGAAGAAAGGCACCCGCTACTTCGGCCCCTACACGGCCGGCGCCATCCGGGAAACCATGGACACCCTGCTCCGGGTATTTCCCGTGCGCAGCTGCAGTGCCGGCGTGCTGAAGCGTGCCCAGGCCAGCGGCCGGCCATGCCTGCTGGGCTACATCGACAAGTGCTCGGCCCCGTGCGTCGGGCGCGTCACCCCCGAGGAACACCGGGCCCTGGCCGAGGACTTCTGCGCCTTCATGGGCGGCGAGGCCAAGCGGTTCATCAGCCGACTGGAAAAGGACATGGCGGCGGCCGTGGCGGAACTGGACTACGAACGGGCCGCCAGGGTCCGCGACGACATCGCGGCCCTCCGCAAGGTCTTCGAGAGGAACGCCGTGGTGCTGGCCGAGGACACGGACGCCGACGTCTTCGCGCTGCACGAGGACGAACTCGAAGCGGCGGTCCAGGTTTTCCATGTCCGTGGCGGCCGTGTCAAAGGCCAACGCGGGTGGGTGGTCGAAAAAGTGGAGGACGCCACCACACCGGACCTGGTCGAGCACCTGCTCCAGCAGGTCTACGGCGAAGACGCCGAGACCCAGGGGCGGCTTCCCCGGGAGGTGCTGGTGCCGGTCGAGCCCAGCAACGCCCACGACCTGGCCGTGTGGCTGGGCGGTCTCCGCGGGGCAAAAGTCGACATCCGGGTTCCGCAGCGCGGCGACAAAGCCGCCCTGATGTCCACCGTCCGGGAGAACGCCGAACACGCGCTCCGGCTCCACAAGACACGGCGCGCGGGCGACCTCACGGTGAGGTCCCAGGCGCTGCAGGAACTCCAGGAAGCACTGGAGCTGCCGGTCCCGCTGCTGCGCATCGAATGCTACGACGTCTCCCATGTCCAGGGGACCAACGTGGTGGCGTCGATGGTGGTGGTGGAAGACGGGCTGCCCAAGAAATCCGACTACCGGAAGTTCTCCATTACCGGAGCGGCGGCAACCGATGACACCGCCGCCATGCACGACGTCCTGACCCGGCGCTTCCGGCACTATCTGATGGACAAGACCGCGCAGGTGGAAGCCTCCCAGCTGGAATCCCCGGAGCCGGTCCCCGGGGCAGAGGCGGCCGGTCCCGGAAGCGGTCCTGCGGACGCCAGTATCGCGGACACCACCACCGCCGCTCCGCGGTCAAAATTCGCCTACCCGCCCAACCTCGTGGTGGTGGACGGCGGCAAGCCGCAGGTCAATGCCGCCGCCCGCGCCCTGGCCGAACTGGGGGTCGACGACGTCTACGTCGTTGGCCTGGCCAAACGGCTGGAAGAGGTGTGGCTGCCGGACAGCGACTTCCCGGTCATCCTGCCCCGCTCCTCCCAGGGCCTGTACATGCTGCAGCGCATCCGCGACGAGGCCCACCGCTTCGCCATCTCGTTTCACCGGCAGAAGCGCGGCAAGGCCATGACGGTCTCCGCCCTGGACAGCGTGCCCGGGCTCGGCGAGTCCAAGCGCAAGGCGCTCCTGGCCCAGTTCGGCTCGGTCCGGAAAATCAAGGCGGCCACCGCCGAGGAACTCATGACGGCCAAGGGTGTGGGCCCGGCGCTGGCAGCGGCCATCGTTTCCCATTTCACTGCGGGCGGAGCCGGCGGCGAGGCGGACGATGCGATGCCGGCCATCAACATGACCACCGGAGAAGTCCTCGAAACTTAG
- a CDS encoding HAD hydrolase-like protein, translating into MTSTIVPVIFDLDGTLVDPAGGITDGIASALTELGLPVPGLDVLNAMIGPKLSDSLLNIAGVPAARLADAVRIYRRHYLESGIAQSRLYPGIVELLDGYVAAGRPVAVATQKPENLANLVLEHHRIADRFLFIRGSAADETAAAAGPVGKTEIIAAALADLRTQHAIMVGDRAQDVAGAFANGIDCIGVSWGFAPDGELEEAGAVAVVHDTLTLRSKIEELEAVRAAALSEVRNDGAV; encoded by the coding sequence GTGACTTCAACAATAGTGCCCGTGATCTTCGACCTGGACGGCACTCTTGTCGATCCGGCCGGCGGGATAACAGACGGAATTGCGTCGGCCCTCACGGAACTGGGACTGCCCGTCCCGGGCCTGGACGTCCTGAACGCGATGATCGGGCCCAAGCTGAGCGACTCGCTGCTGAACATCGCGGGGGTTCCGGCGGCCCGGTTGGCGGACGCGGTCCGGATCTACCGGCGGCACTACCTTGAAAGCGGCATAGCGCAGAGCCGCCTGTATCCTGGCATTGTTGAGCTCCTCGACGGCTACGTCGCTGCTGGCCGTCCTGTCGCGGTGGCCACGCAGAAGCCGGAAAACCTGGCAAACCTCGTCCTTGAACACCACAGGATTGCCGACCGGTTCCTCTTCATCAGGGGCTCCGCGGCGGACGAGACCGCAGCTGCCGCAGGTCCCGTCGGGAAGACAGAGATCATCGCGGCCGCACTGGCGGATCTCCGCACCCAGCACGCCATCATGGTGGGGGACAGGGCCCAGGACGTGGCGGGGGCCTTCGCCAACGGTATCGACTGCATCGGCGTCAGCTGGGGCTTCGCGCCCGACGGCGAGCTGGAAGAAGCGGGCGCCGTCGCGGTGGTCCATGACACCCTGACCCTGCGCAGCAAAATCGAGGAGCTGGAAGCAGTCCGGGCTGCAGCACTGAGCGAGGTGCGCAACGATGGAGCTGTTTGA
- the uvrA gene encoding excinuclease ABC subunit UvrA has translation MPKAVAEETALDAHSAVVPLNHPKPARPDLSRLVVKGAREHNLRNVDLDLPRDAMIVFTGLSGSGKSSLAFDTIFAEGQRRYVESLSAYARQFLGQVDKPDVDFIEGLSPAVSIDQKSTSKNPRSTVGTITEIYDYMRLLWARVGRPYCPVCGEPVIKQTPQQIVDQLLELEDGTRFQILAPVVRGRKGEFVDLFKELTAKGYSRARVDGELIQLSEPPKLGKQFKHTIEVVVDRLVVKEGISQRLTDSIETALGLAEGRVLAEFVDLDADDPGRLRAFSENLACPNEHPLAIDEIEPRSFSFNNPFGACSACSGIGTKLEVDEELIVPNPELSLAEGAIAPWSLGTATTEYWNRLLDGLAKELGFSMVTPWEELTDDVRQTVLHGKDHKVVVQYRNRFGRERKYSTGFEGAIQYVHRKHGETDSDWARDRYEEYMRQVPCPACNGARLNPASLSVLINGKSIAEVAALPMRDCAEFLNNLVLTGREAQIAHQVLKEIQARLTFLLDVGLEYLNLERPSATLSGGEAQRIRLATQIGSGLVGVLYVLDEPSIGLHQRDNRRLIETLTRLRDMGNTLIVVEHDEDTIHEADWIVDIGPGAGEHGGQVVHSGSYKALLENTESLTGDYLSGRKKIEIPKKRRKYDKKRELKVVGARENNLINVDAAFPLGLFTAVTGVSGSGKSTLVNEILYKVLANKLNGAKQVAGRHRTVQGLEHLDKVVHVDQSPIGRTPRSNPATYTGVFDNIRKLFAETTEAKVRGYLPGRFSFNVKGGRCEACSGDGTLKIEMNFLPDVYVPCEVCHGARYNRETLEVHYKGKTIADVLNMPIEEGAEFFAAFSPIARHLNTLVDVGLGYVRLGQPATTLSGGEAQRVKLAAELQKRSNGRSVYVLDEPTTGLHFEDIRKLLMVLQGLVDKGNTVITIEHNLDVIKSADWIVDLGPDGGSGGGRIVASGTPEQLAKSKESHTAAFLAEILA, from the coding sequence GTGCCTAAAGCCGTAGCTGAAGAAACAGCCCTTGATGCCCACTCCGCCGTCGTGCCGCTGAACCACCCCAAACCGGCGCGCCCGGATCTCTCCCGTCTGGTCGTCAAGGGCGCGCGCGAACACAACCTGCGCAACGTCGACCTCGATCTTCCCCGCGACGCCATGATCGTCTTCACCGGACTGTCCGGGTCGGGCAAGTCGTCCCTCGCCTTTGACACCATCTTCGCCGAGGGCCAGCGCCGCTACGTCGAGTCCCTCTCGGCCTATGCCCGGCAGTTCCTGGGCCAGGTGGACAAGCCCGACGTCGACTTCATTGAAGGCCTCTCGCCGGCGGTCTCGATCGACCAGAAGTCCACGAGCAAGAACCCGCGCTCAACGGTCGGCACCATCACGGAAATCTACGACTACATGCGCCTCCTGTGGGCACGCGTGGGCCGCCCGTACTGCCCTGTCTGCGGCGAGCCGGTCATCAAGCAGACACCGCAGCAGATTGTGGACCAGCTGCTGGAACTCGAGGACGGAACACGCTTCCAGATCCTCGCGCCCGTGGTGCGCGGCCGCAAGGGTGAATTCGTGGACCTCTTCAAGGAGCTGACCGCGAAGGGCTACTCGCGCGCCCGGGTGGACGGCGAACTCATCCAGCTCAGCGAGCCCCCCAAGCTTGGCAAGCAGTTCAAGCACACCATCGAGGTGGTGGTGGACCGGCTGGTGGTCAAGGAAGGCATCAGCCAGCGTCTGACGGACTCCATCGAAACGGCCCTCGGCCTTGCCGAAGGGCGCGTGCTGGCCGAATTCGTGGACCTGGACGCCGATGATCCCGGCCGCCTGCGTGCGTTCTCCGAGAACCTTGCCTGCCCCAATGAACATCCGCTGGCCATCGATGAAATCGAACCGAGGTCGTTCTCGTTCAACAACCCCTTCGGCGCCTGCTCCGCCTGCAGCGGCATTGGCACCAAGCTCGAGGTTGACGAGGAACTCATCGTCCCCAATCCGGAGCTCTCGCTGGCTGAAGGTGCCATCGCCCCGTGGTCGCTCGGCACAGCCACCACGGAATACTGGAACCGGCTCCTCGACGGACTGGCCAAGGAACTTGGCTTCTCCATGGTCACGCCGTGGGAAGAGCTGACGGACGACGTCCGCCAGACCGTCCTCCACGGCAAAGACCACAAGGTCGTGGTCCAGTACCGCAACAGGTTTGGCCGGGAGCGCAAGTACAGCACCGGCTTCGAGGGTGCCATCCAGTATGTCCACCGCAAGCACGGCGAAACCGATTCCGACTGGGCCCGCGACCGCTACGAGGAATACATGCGGCAGGTACCCTGCCCCGCCTGCAACGGGGCACGCCTGAACCCGGCGTCGCTGTCGGTCCTCATCAACGGCAAGTCGATCGCGGAGGTCGCGGCGCTGCCCATGCGGGACTGTGCCGAGTTCCTCAACAACCTTGTGCTGACCGGACGCGAGGCGCAGATCGCCCACCAGGTCCTCAAGGAAATCCAGGCCCGTCTGACGTTCCTTCTGGACGTCGGCCTGGAATACCTGAACCTGGAGCGCCCGTCGGCCACCCTGTCCGGCGGTGAGGCGCAGCGCATCCGGCTCGCCACCCAGATCGGTTCCGGCCTCGTGGGCGTCCTCTACGTCCTCGATGAGCCCTCCATCGGCCTGCACCAGCGGGACAACCGCCGGCTCATCGAGACCCTCACCCGGTTGCGGGACATGGGCAACACGCTCATTGTTGTCGAGCACGACGAAGACACCATCCACGAAGCCGACTGGATCGTGGACATCGGGCCGGGGGCCGGGGAGCACGGCGGCCAGGTGGTCCATTCCGGTTCCTACAAGGCCCTCCTCGAGAACACGGAATCGCTCACGGGTGACTACCTGTCGGGCCGCAAGAAGATCGAGATCCCCAAAAAGCGCCGCAAATACGACAAGAAGCGTGAGCTTAAAGTCGTCGGCGCACGCGAAAATAATCTCATCAACGTCGACGCCGCCTTCCCGCTTGGGCTGTTCACGGCGGTGACCGGGGTCAGCGGCTCCGGCAAGTCGACCCTGGTCAACGAGATCCTGTACAAGGTCCTGGCCAACAAGCTCAACGGCGCCAAGCAGGTGGCGGGGCGGCACCGCACGGTCCAGGGGCTCGAGCACCTGGACAAGGTGGTCCATGTGGACCAGAGCCCGATCGGACGCACGCCTCGCTCCAACCCGGCCACCTACACCGGAGTGTTCGACAACATCCGCAAGCTTTTCGCGGAGACCACCGAGGCCAAGGTCCGCGGTTATCTGCCGGGCCGCTTCTCCTTCAACGTCAAGGGCGGGCGGTGTGAGGCTTGTTCCGGTGACGGCACGCTGAAGATCGAGATGAACTTCCTGCCCGACGTCTATGTCCCCTGCGAGGTGTGCCACGGCGCGCGGTACAACCGCGAGACCCTCGAGGTGCACTACAAGGGCAAGACCATCGCGGACGTGCTGAACATGCCCATCGAGGAGGGTGCAGAGTTCTTCGCAGCATTCTCGCCGATCGCCCGCCACCTGAACACGCTAGTGGACGTCGGCCTCGGGTACGTCCGCCTGGGCCAGCCCGCCACCACGCTGTCCGGCGGCGAAGCCCAGCGCGTCAAGCTTGCCGCCGAGCTCCAGAAGCGCTCGAACGGGCGCAGCGTCTACGTGCTTGATGAACCGACCACGGGACTGCACTTCGAGGACATCCGCAAGCTGCTGATGGTGCTGCAGGGCCTGGTGGACAAGGGCAACACCGTGATCACCATCGAACACAACCTGGACGTCATCAAGAGCGCGGACTGGATCGTGGACCTCGGTCCCGACGGCGGTTCCGGCGGCGGGCGGATCGTAGCGTCCGGCACGCCGGAGCAGCTTGCCAAGTCAAAGGAGAGCCACACGGCCGCGTTCCTGGCCGAAATTCTGGCGTAG
- a CDS encoding 1-acyl-sn-glycerol-3-phosphate acyltransferase, producing MELFDGIRWTTRGLISGTCRPTVIGLENVPKEGPFIVAPNHLSFLDSVIVQALMPRPVAFFAKAEYFTTKGVKGRVMKSFFEAVGSIPVERGEQAASVQALKTLLDILENGRGIGIYPEGTRSRDGILYRGRTGVGWLALTTGAPVIPVGLIGTEKLQPAGRNAVKPQHFTMKVGEALYFDKTGPDHSLPARRQVTDRIMDAIAELSGQERSTSYNQSKTVE from the coding sequence ATGGAGCTGTTTGACGGAATCCGCTGGACCACGCGCGGGCTCATCTCGGGAACGTGCCGGCCCACGGTCATCGGACTCGAGAACGTCCCCAAGGAGGGCCCGTTCATCGTGGCCCCCAACCACCTCTCGTTTCTTGACAGCGTGATCGTGCAGGCCCTCATGCCCCGCCCTGTCGCCTTCTTCGCCAAAGCGGAATACTTCACCACCAAGGGCGTCAAGGGACGCGTCATGAAGTCCTTCTTCGAAGCGGTGGGATCGATTCCGGTGGAACGCGGCGAGCAGGCAGCCAGCGTGCAGGCGCTGAAGACCCTCCTGGACATCCTGGAGAACGGAAGGGGAATCGGAATCTACCCCGAGGGCACCCGATCCCGCGACGGCATCCTCTACCGGGGCCGGACCGGCGTCGGCTGGCTGGCCCTGACCACCGGCGCGCCGGTGATCCCGGTGGGGCTGATCGGCACCGAGAAGCTGCAGCCCGCGGGCCGCAACGCGGTCAAGCCGCAGCACTTCACCATGAAAGTCGGCGAGGCGCTCTACTTCGACAAGACCGGGCCGGACCACTCGCTGCCGGCGCGCCGCCAGGTGACCGACCGCATCATGGACGCCATCGCCGAACTCAGCGGGCAGGAACGCTCCACCAGCTACAACCAGAGCAAAACCGTCGAGTAG